The genomic segment GGCACATCCGTATCGCCCGTGAGGCGTACAGCGACGAAGTGCGGCTGTACGACTACGGGAGCGGCGGCGCACCGGTCGAACTGCTGCGCTCCGTACTCGACCTGACCCGCGAGAACGAGACGCTGGTCCGGCGCTCCACCGAAGGGGAACGATGAACCGCATCGTCATCGCGGGAGGCGGCATCGCCGGCCTCACCGCGGCACTCAGCCTGCACGCCGTCGGCCGCACCGACGTGATGGTCGTCGAGGCCGCCCCGGAGATCCAGCCGGTCGGCGCGGGACTCAACATCATGCCCAACGCGGTCCGTGAACTGGCGGCCCTGGGGCTGTACGAGGAACTGGCCGCCGTATCGGTGCCCACCAGCGAGCTGCGCTACTACCACAGCAGCGGCAGCCTCGTCTGGCAGGAGCCGCGCGGCACCGGCGCCGGATACCGCTGGCCGCAGCTGTCGATCCACCGCGGTCAGCTGCAGAACGTGCTGTCCCGCGCGGTCCGGGAACGGCTCGGCCGCGCGGCGGTCGTCTCCGGTGCCCGGGTGGACGACTTCACCGAGCTGCCCGGCGCCCAGCTGCGCGTCGCCATCAGGGACCGGGCCAGCGGCGCCACCACCGACATCGGCGCGGAGATCCTGATCGGCGCGGACGGCATCCGCTCGGCGGTCCGCTCCGCCATGTACCCCGGCGAGGGCGAACCGCCGTGGAACGGCATGCTGGTCTGGCGCGGGGTGTCCTGGATGCCGGCCGACCGCGTCGGCACCTTCATGTTCATCGCGGGGAACAACCGGCAGAAGGCCGTCGTGTACCCCATGACGATTCCGGCCGCGCCCGGCGAGCGGGTGCTCGTCAACTGGGCGCTGGCGATGCCGGCCGAGCAGGCGGCCGCCCCGGACCGCAGCGACTGGAACCGCCCGGTGCCCACCGCCAAGTTCCGCCACCACTACGAGGGCTGGATCTTCGACGGGGTCGACGTCGGCGAGGTCATCGACGCCGCCGAGGCCGCCTTCGAGTACCCGATGGTGGACCGCGAGCCGCTGGTGCGCTGGACCTTCGGCGGAGCGACGCTGATCGGCGACGCCGCCCACGCGATGTACCCGATCGGCTCGAACGGCGCCACCCAGTCGATCATCGACGGCCGCGCCCTGGCCCACGCGATGGCCGCCCACGAGGACCCCGCGCGGGCCCTGCTGGCGTACGAGGCCGAGCGCCGGCCGCCCATGACCGAACTGCAGCGCTCCAACCGCCGGCTGGGCCCGGAGGTGGTCATCAACATGGCCCACGAGCGGGCCCCCGACGGCTTCACGGACATCCACGACGTGATCCCGCGGTCCGAACTGGAGACGATCGCCAGGAGCTACGCCGTGGCCGGCGCGTTCGACCCGGCCACGGTGAACCAGGGCTCCCCGTACGACGTCGGAGCCGGCCGAGCCGTCCGGGCGGTGCGCTGAGCGGGCCACCGGCGGGACGGGCGGCATCGGTCGCGGCGGCGGCCGGCCCGGCGGGCCTTGCGCCGCCCGCTGCCCGCCCCGCGCCGCCCCGCGCGGTGACGCGCCGCCCGAATGCCCCGGCGCACGTCCGTTCGGGCGTTTGAACGACAGGATCGTGGATAGCGGACGGATCGCGGGGCGGTACCCGGCTACCGTCGTAGCGTGAAGGCAATCCGTCGTTTCACCGTGCGAACTGTCCTGCCGGAACCGCTGCGTCCGCTCGGCGAACTGGCACAGAATCTGCGCTGGTCCTGGCACCCGGAGTCCCGGGAGCTGTTCCAGACCGTCGACGAGGAGGGCTGGCGGGCCGCTGCCGGAGACCCGGTACGGCTGCTCGGCGCCGTCTCCAGGGAACGGCTCGAGGCCCTCGCCCAGGACCGCAGATTCCTGCGCCGTCTCTCCTCCGCCGCCGAGGACCTGACCGACTACCTCACCAATCCGCGCTGGTACCAGGGGCAGTCCTCCGAACTCCCCGCCGCCATCGCCTATTTCTCGCCCGAGTTCGGGATCACCGCGGCCCTGCCCCAGTACTCGGGCGGCCTCGGCATCCTGGCCGGGGACCACCTCAAGGCCGCCAGCGACCTCGGCGTGCCGCTGATCGGCGTCGGACTGCTCTACCGGCACGGCTACTTCCGCCAGAGCCTGTCCCGCGAGGGCTGGCAGCAGGAGCACTACCCGGTCCTCGACCCCAACGAGCTGCCGCTGAGCCTGCTGCGCGAGCAGGACGGCACCCCCGCCCACGTCGTCCTCGCCCTGCCCGGCGGCCGGTCGCTGACCGCCCACATCTGGAAGGCCCAGGTGGGCCGCGTCCCGCTGCTGCTCCTCGACTCCGACGTCGAGGAGAACCACCGCACGGAACGCGATGTCACCGACCGCCTGTACGGCGGCGGCAGCGAGCACCGGCTGCTGCAGGAGATGCTGCTGGGCATCGGCGGGGTGCGCGCCGTCCGCGCGTACTGCCGGCTCACCGCGCACCCGGCCCCCGAGGTCTTCCACACCAACGAGGGCCACGCCGGATTCCTCGGCCTGGAGCGCATCCGCGAACTCGGCGGCGAAGGGCTCGGCTTCGACGCGGCCGTGGAGGCGGTGCGGGCCGGCACCGTCTTCACCACCCACACGCCCGTCCCGGCCGGGATCGACCGCTTCGACCGCGAGCTGGTCGGGCAGCACCTCGGCGACGGCGGCGAACTGCCCGGTGTCGACATCCAGCGGGTGCTGGAGCTGGGCATGGAGACGTACTCCGGCGGCGACCCGAACGTCTTCAACATGGCGGTGATGGGGCTGCGGCTGGCCCAGCGCGCCAACGGCGTCTCCACCCTGCACGGCG from the Streptomyces sp. RKAG293 genome contains:
- a CDS encoding flavin-dependent oxidoreductase — translated: MNRIVIAGGGIAGLTAALSLHAVGRTDVMVVEAAPEIQPVGAGLNIMPNAVRELAALGLYEELAAVSVPTSELRYYHSSGSLVWQEPRGTGAGYRWPQLSIHRGQLQNVLSRAVRERLGRAAVVSGARVDDFTELPGAQLRVAIRDRASGATTDIGAEILIGADGIRSAVRSAMYPGEGEPPWNGMLVWRGVSWMPADRVGTFMFIAGNNRQKAVVYPMTIPAAPGERVLVNWALAMPAEQAAAPDRSDWNRPVPTAKFRHHYEGWIFDGVDVGEVIDAAEAAFEYPMVDREPLVRWTFGGATLIGDAAHAMYPIGSNGATQSIIDGRALAHAMAAHEDPARALLAYEAERRPPMTELQRSNRRLGPEVVINMAHERAPDGFTDIHDVIPRSELETIARSYAVAGAFDPATVNQGSPYDVGAGRAVRAVR